A single region of the Cynocephalus volans isolate mCynVol1 chromosome 12, mCynVol1.pri, whole genome shotgun sequence genome encodes:
- the ZBED4 gene encoding zinc finger BED domain-containing protein 4 — MENNQETCPTGDSDVISDKINFKEEEEDDDRVPSYSLERVDCKSEQEDMKQADSGDEQAEIRETSYTRKAPGKYLSTENEEDYGSLFSQYSSTLYDVAMEAVTQSLLSSRNIGSRKKSPAWKHFFISPRDSTKAICMYCMKEFSRGKNEKDLSTSCLMRHVRRAHPTVLIQENGSVSTVSSFPSASLLLPPQPADMGDLSTILSPIKFVQKMASKIPSPDRITEESVSVVSSEEISSDMSISEKYSREEALVGSSPHLPTLHYDETAENIAEKNLPLPKNSSGSRRRSAVWKHFYLSPLDNSKAVCIHCMNEFSRGKNGKDLGTSCLIRHMWRAHRSIVLQENGGGTGIPPLYSAPPTLLPSLLPPEGDLNSVSSSPGKLVKESPSASSSPDRLTEDLQSHLSPGDALMEDVSVLSSDDVGEASLVSSPEKQQGDRLSPRLFESGAVFQQNKKVMKRLKSEVWHHFSLAPTDSLKAVCRYCSCAISRGRKGDVGTSCLMRHLYRRHPEVVGNQKGFLGASLANSPYATLASAESSSSRLTDLPTMVTKNNQVIFPANSKKTSKLWNHFSICSADSTKVVCLHCGRTISRGKKPTNLGTSCLLRHLQRFHSNVLKTDVSETVLPSSPDICVPLSTELSGTSSFDDTNEKFYDSHPVAKKITSLIAEMIALDLQPYSFVDNVGFNRLLEYLKPQYSLPSSSYFSRTAIPGMYDNVKQVIMSHLKEAESGVIHFTSGIWMSNQTREYLTLTAHWVTFESSVRPHCAGHHCSALLDVSQIDCDYSGHSIQKQLECWWETWVTSVGLQIGITVTDNPSIGKTLSDGERSSVQCFSHTVNLIVNEAIKSQRMVQNLLSIARKICERVHRSPKAKEKLAELQKEYELPQHHLIQDVPSKWNTSFHMLERLIEQKRAVNEMSLECNFRELISCDQWEVMQSVCHALKPFDAASREMSAHVSTLSQVIPMIHILNRKIEMLFEETMGIDTMLKSLKEAMVSRLSATLHDPRYIFATLLDPRYKASLFSEEEAEQYKQDLIRELEILNSTSDDTPASNGCDTGSPSKDSVGEENLWSLVAKMKKKDLREKLPEDVVLAYLEEEVLEHSCDPLTYWSLKKSSWPGLSTLAVRFLGCPPSIVPSEKLFSTPTENGSFAQSRLTMEHFEKLIFLKVNLPLIYFQY, encoded by the coding sequence ATGGAGAATAACCAGGAAACTTGTCCCACAGGGGATAGTGATGTCATTTCTgataagataaattttaaagaagaagaggaagatgatGATCGAGTTCCTAGTTACAGTTTGGAAAGAGTGGACTGTAAAAGTGAACAGGAGGACATGAAACAAGCAGACAGTGGTGATGAACAAGCGGAAATCAGAGAAACGAGCTATACCCGTAAGGCCCCTGGGAAATATCTGTCCACCGAGAACGAGGAAGATTACGGGTCCTTGTTCTCTCAGTACAGCAGTACACTGTATGACGTCGCGATGGAAGCTGTGACTCAGAGCCTTCTTTCCAGCCGAAACATCGGCTCCAGGAAGAAATCTCCAGCTTGGAAACATTTCTTTATCTCTCCTCGAGATAGTACTAAAGCAATATGTATGTACTGTATGAAAGAATTTAGTAgaggtaaaaatgaaaaagacttgaGTACAAGCTGTCTCATGAGACATGTAAGGCGAGCGCACCCGACTGTGCTCATTCAGGAAAATGGCAGCGTGTCCACCGTGTCCTCCTTCCCTTCTGCTTCGCTCCTGCTTCCGCCACAGCCTGCAGACATGGGAGACCTCAGCACCATACTCTCACCCATCAAATTTGTCCAGAAAATGGCATCTAAGATCCCATCCCCTGATCGAATAACAGAGGAATCTGTGTCTGTAGTTTCTTCTGAAGAAATTTCCTCCGACATGTCCATTTCTGAGAAGTACAGCAGAGAAGAAGCCCTGGTGGGGTCATCGCCTCACCTCCCCACTCTCCATTATGATGAAACTGCAGAGAACATAGCAGAGAAAAACCTTCCACTTCCAAAGAACTCATCCGGGTCCAGAAGAAGATCTGCTGTCTGGAAGCACTTCTACCTGTCGCCCCTAGACAATTCCAAAGCTGTCTGCATTCATTGCATGAATGAGTTCAGCAGAGGAAAGAACGGGAAGGATCTGGGCACTAGCTGTCTCATCAGGCACATGTGGAGGGCGCATCGCTCCATCGTGCTGCAGGAGAACGGGGGCGGCACGGGCATCCCACCGCTGTACTCCGCTCCTCCAACCCTGCTGCCTTCCTTGTTGCCTCCAGAGGGGGATCTAAACTCTGTGTCGTCGTCTCCAGGAAAGCTGGTCAAAGAGTCCCCTTCAGCTTCCTCCTCCCCTGACAGGCTGACAGAGGACTTGCAGTCACATTTGAGTCCTGGAGATGCGCTCATGGAAGATGTGTCTGTGTTGTCCTCTGATGACGTCGGCGAGGCCTCATTGGTGTCTTCTCCTGAGAAGCAGCAGGGTGACAGGTTGAGTCCTAGGCTGTTTGAGTCTGGTGCTGTCTTCCAGCAGAATAAAAAGGTCATGAAAAGACTGAAGTCAGAAGTTTGGCACCACTTTTCACTGGCACCCACGGACAGTCTCAAGGCAGTGTGCAGGTACTGCAGCTGTGCTATCAGTCGGGGAAGGAAAGGTGATGTGGGCACGAGCTGTTTGATGAGACATCTGTACAGACGCCATCCTGAAGTGGTTGGGAACCAAAAGGGCTTTCTAGGTGCAAGCTTGGCAAATTCTCCATATGCCACTTTGGCTTCTGCAGAAAGTTCCTCCTCTAGATTAACTGACTTGCCAACAATGGTCACAAAAAATAATCAAGTTATATTTCCCGCTAATAGCAAAAAGACCTCAAAGCTGTGgaatcatttttctatttgctCTGCAGACTCCACTAAAGTTGTGTGCTTACACTGTGGCCGGACGATCAGCAGGGGCAAGAAGCCCACCAACTTGGGCACCAGCTGCCTTCTGAGACATTTACAGAGGTTCCATAGCAATGTGCTGAAAACTGATGTCTCAGAGACAGTGCTGCCCTCTTCTCCAGACATCTGTGTGCCACTGAGCACAGAATTATCAGGAACTTCCTCCTTCGATGACACCAATGAGAAGTTTTATGATTCTCacccagttgccaaaaaaatcaCAAGTCTCATAGCAGAAATGATTGCACTTGACCTTCAGCCATATTCTTTTGTAGACAACGTTGGCTTTAACAGGCTACTCGAATACTTGAAACCTCAGTACTCTCTACCCTCCTCTTCCTACTTCTCTAGGACAGCTATCCCAGGTATGTATGATAATGTGAAACAGGTAATTATGTCACATCTTAAAGAAGCTGAAAGTGGTGTGATCCACTTCACATCTGGAATATGGATGAGTAACCAGACCCGTGAGTACCTGACCCTTACGGCTCACTGGGTTACCTTCGAGTCGTCAGTCCGACCGCATTGCGCAGGCCACCATTGCTCAGCACTGTTAGACGTGTCACAGATTGATTGCGACTATAGTGGCCACAGCATTCAGAAGCAGCTGGAATGTTGGTGGGAAACCTGGGTGACCTCCGTTGGCCTACAGATTGGCATTACGGTTACTGACAATCCAAGCATAGGTAAGACGCTGAGCGACGGGGAGCGCTCGAGTGTGCAGTGCTTCAGTCACACGGTTAACCTGATTGTTAACGAGGCCATCAAGAGCCAGAGAATGGTGCAGAATTTACTTAGCATTGCACGGAAGATATGTGAGCGGGTGCATCGGTCTCCCAAAGCAAAAGAGAAACTAGCAGAGCTGCAGAAGGAATATGAATTACCACAGCACCATCTTATTCAAGACGTTCCCTCCAAATGGAACACGTCATTTCATATGCTTGAACGACTCATTGAACAAAAAAGGGCAGTTAATGAGATGTCACTCGAGTGTAATTTCAGAGAACTGATCAGCTGTGACCAGTGGGAGGTCATGCAGTCTGTGTGTCATGCATTGAAACCCTTCGATGCTGCCAGTCGAGAGATGAGTGCCCACGTGTCCACTTTAAGCCAAGTCATCCCCATGATCCACATCCTCAATAGGAAAATCGAGATGTTGTTCGAGGAAACAATGGGCATCGACACCATGCTGAAGTCTTTGAAGGAAGCCATGGTGAGCCGATTGTCTGCCACCCTCCACGACCCAAGGTACATCTTTGCTACACTGCTGGACCCTCGTTACAAAGCCTCCCTGTTTTCGGAGGAGGAGGCGGAACAGTACAAGCAAGATTTAATCAGGGAACTAGAAATACTGAATTCTACCTCAGATGACACACCTGCCTCCAATGGGTGTGACACAGGTTCCCCATCAAAAGACTCTGTTGGAGAGGAGAACCTGTGGTCACTCGTGgccaagatgaaaaagaaagatctGAGAGAAAAGTTACCTGAAGACGTGGTGCTTGCGTATTTGGAAGAGGAGGTGCTTGAACACAGCTGTGACCCGCTCACCTACTGGAGCCTAAAGAAGTCATCTTGGCCGGGGCTGTCAACTTTGGCAGTCAGATTTTTGGGCTGTCCCCCAAGTATTGTCCCTTCGGAAAAGCTGTTCAGTACACCCACTGAGAATGGTAGCTTTGCCCAATCTAGGCTCACAAtggaacattttgaaaaacttatCTTTTTGAAAGTGAATCTTCCCTTAATATACTTTCAGTATTGA